In the Quercus lobata isolate SW786 chromosome 5, ValleyOak3.0 Primary Assembly, whole genome shotgun sequence genome, one interval contains:
- the LOC115991313 gene encoding uncharacterized protein LOC115991313, giving the protein MEAALALAATCPSLPLAVPDRPWLDISMDFVEGLPSMYSSYMVVQKVGKVSYKLDLPVGSQIHLVYHVSNLKAKLGAHVVPRLALSIMTADHILALEPVAILDSRTHQLRSRLITQVLVQWQGESKDDATWESLFELQ; this is encoded by the exons ATGGaggctgccttggccttggctgctaCTTGCCCGTCCTTG CCCTTGGCTGTTCCTGATAGGCCTTGGCTAGACATTAGCATGGATTTTGTGGAAGGTTTGCCTAG CATGTATTCAAGTTACATG GTTGTGCAGAAGGTGGGAAAGGTTTCTTATAAACTTGATCTACCTGTGGGGTCACAAATCCATCTTGTGTATCATGTTTCAAATCTCAAGGCTAAATTGGGTGCTCATGTGGTTCCTAGACTTGCCTTGTCTATTATGACTGCAGATCATATTCTTGCCCTTGAGCCTGTGGCTATTTTGGACTCTAGAACTCATCAGTTAAGGAGCAGACTCATCACTCAGGTGCTGGTGCAGTGGCAAGGTGAGAGTAAGGATGATGCTACCTGGGAGAGTTTATTTGAATTGCAATAG